The Paraburkholderia sabiae genome includes a region encoding these proteins:
- a CDS encoding beta-galactosidase produces the protein MTARSPHASTLLTVDASRPAVTPRTGMLQMGTNTSPDGSAIGINSRYLTRDGEPWLPVMGELHYSRVPEAQWDDQLAKVKAAGVDIVSSYVIWRYHEPRPGQFDWTARNDLRRFVETSAQRGLLAFVRIGPWVHAEVRYGGIPAWVVDQVPARSDDPLYLQYVQRFFAEIAIQLQGLLWKDGGPVIGIQLENEYNLTGPQQGREHIATLKRLALEAGLDVPLYTVTGWDNAVFPRRDVTPVFGGYPDLPWGTSTAMSPPNEVYGFRFTSRVGGDLGAQTHNDGPGDADAVAEETPFLGAEYGGGVPTMYRRRPVLDADDIAAMLPVQLGSGVNLYGYYMLHGGRNPPGDLDGQESTATGGYNDLPIIHYDFQAPFGANGEAHPVLGKVRPMHLFLQQWGRALATCDVYRPDVIPQGHDDLQTPRYSVRADGDRGFLFFNNHVRQHRMPAQRGVQFAVKLATRAITLPSTPIDIAPGVWFIWPIGLPLGNARLRYATAQPVTRLTSSEGETHVFAATEGIAPEFAFEADSVKQVTPADARSTLGVHESDDALIVHATPGEAFIATCSDGTRITIITLAREDSERLSALTFDGQRRLILTDALTFERDGELVLRSTGSASFDFAVYPPLTHTPSSTHQMVESQRYGVFQRFTITVPPIAFDARITPLRTAQKMPPIVLGGTAHAAVEPTPETFGKAAAWRIDLPEEALNAPGLSNAYLSIRYTGDIGRLFSGADMIDDHYYNGLPWQVGVRNVAIDPRQPLILTVLPLRADAPIYLDARYDPRVDSNDQVAEVQSVSYVPEYEVIVSRR, from the coding sequence ATGACAGCCCGCTCGCCGCACGCGTCGACGCTGCTGACCGTCGACGCCAGCCGCCCTGCCGTAACGCCGCGTACGGGCATGCTGCAGATGGGCACGAACACGTCGCCCGATGGCAGCGCGATCGGCATCAACAGCCGCTATCTGACGCGCGACGGCGAGCCGTGGCTGCCCGTGATGGGCGAGTTGCACTATTCGCGTGTGCCCGAAGCGCAATGGGACGATCAACTGGCCAAGGTGAAGGCGGCGGGCGTCGATATCGTGTCGTCGTATGTGATCTGGCGTTATCACGAGCCGCGCCCCGGACAGTTCGACTGGACTGCGCGTAACGATCTGCGGCGCTTCGTTGAAACCAGCGCGCAACGCGGCTTGCTCGCGTTCGTGCGCATTGGTCCATGGGTGCATGCGGAAGTCCGCTATGGCGGCATTCCCGCGTGGGTCGTCGATCAGGTGCCTGCGCGCAGCGACGATCCGCTGTATCTGCAATACGTGCAGCGTTTTTTCGCAGAGATCGCCATACAGTTGCAGGGCTTGTTGTGGAAGGATGGCGGTCCCGTCATCGGTATTCAGCTAGAGAACGAATACAATCTGACGGGGCCGCAGCAAGGACGCGAGCATATCGCGACGCTCAAGCGTCTGGCACTCGAAGCAGGACTCGATGTGCCCTTGTACACCGTGACGGGCTGGGACAACGCGGTGTTTCCGCGCCGAGACGTGACGCCCGTATTCGGCGGCTATCCGGACTTGCCGTGGGGCACGTCGACCGCGATGTCGCCGCCCAACGAAGTCTATGGGTTTCGCTTCACGAGCCGCGTCGGCGGCGATCTCGGTGCGCAGACGCACAACGATGGACCGGGCGATGCCGATGCCGTCGCCGAAGAAACGCCTTTTCTCGGCGCGGAATACGGCGGCGGCGTACCGACGATGTATCGGCGCCGCCCCGTCCTGGACGCCGACGACATCGCCGCAATGCTGCCCGTGCAACTGGGCTCCGGCGTGAACCTGTACGGCTACTACATGCTGCACGGCGGGCGCAATCCGCCTGGCGATCTCGACGGACAGGAATCAACGGCGACGGGCGGCTACAACGACCTGCCCATCATTCACTACGATTTTCAGGCGCCGTTCGGCGCGAATGGCGAAGCGCATCCTGTGCTCGGGAAAGTGCGGCCGATGCATCTGTTCCTTCAGCAATGGGGCCGCGCGCTGGCAACGTGCGATGTGTATCGGCCCGACGTCATCCCGCAAGGCCACGACGATCTGCAAACGCCGCGCTATTCGGTGCGCGCCGATGGCGATCGTGGCTTCCTGTTCTTCAATAACCATGTGCGGCAGCATCGGATGCCAGCGCAGCGCGGCGTGCAGTTCGCCGTGAAGCTCGCGACACGCGCGATCACGCTACCTTCGACGCCGATCGATATCGCACCGGGCGTGTGGTTCATCTGGCCGATCGGTTTGCCGCTCGGCAACGCGCGCTTGCGGTATGCAACGGCGCAGCCCGTCACGCGGCTCACGTCTTCTGAAGGGGAGACGCATGTGTTCGCGGCGACGGAAGGCATCGCACCCGAGTTCGCGTTTGAAGCGGACTCGGTGAAACAGGTCACGCCTGCCGATGCTCGCTCGACGCTCGGTGTGCATGAAAGCGACGATGCGCTCATCGTGCACGCGACACCCGGCGAAGCATTCATCGCGACTTGCAGCGACGGCACACGCATCACGATCATCACACTCGCACGTGAAGACAGCGAACGACTGAGCGCGTTGACGTTCGACGGCCAGCGTCGACTGATCCTCACCGATGCGCTGACATTCGAACGCGATGGCGAACTCGTGTTGCGTTCGACCGGTTCTGCATCGTTCGATTTCGCCGTGTATCCACCGCTCACGCACACGCCTTCATCGACGCATCAAATGGTCGAATCGCAGCGATACGGCGTCTTCCAGCGCTTCACCATTACCGTGCCGCCCATCGCATTCGATGCACGTATCACGCCTTTGCGTACGGCTCAAAAGATGCCACCCATCGTGCTGGGCGGTACAGCACATGCCGCCGTCGAGCCCACACCGGAGACATTTGGCAAAGCCGCCGCGTGGCGTATCGATCTGCCGGAAGAAGCGTTGAACGCACCTGGCCTGAGCAACGCGTATCTGTCGATTCGCTACACAGGCGATATCGGCCGGCTGTTTTCAGGGGCGGACATGATCGACGATCACTACTACAACGGCTTGCCGTGGCAGGTCGGCGTGCGCAACGTGGCGATCGATCCGCGACAGCCGCTGATACTGACCGTGCTCCCGCTACGCGCCGACGCGCCCATCTATCTCGACGCACGTTACGATCCGCGCGTCGACTCCAACGATCAGGTCGCTGAAGTGCAAAGCGTGAGCTACGTGCCCGAGTATGAAGTGATCGTTTCGAGAAGGTGA
- a CDS encoding MFS transporter — protein MVTEQPGATPLSEEDARRQLRRAVIASTIGTTIEWYDFFLYSTVTGLVFAKLYFPESDPLVGTLQAFLIYAVGFIARPVGAAIFGHYGDRIGRKATLIVTLLLMGLATFAVAFVPTYATIGIWGAVLLTILRFIQGVGVGGEWGGSVLMSMEWARTNAHRGFVASWPQFGVPAGLFIANLAVLAISQISGNAFLTWGWRVPFFLSIVLVAIGLYIRLNILETPIFARLLAERKIEKAPALEVIRRQPKDILLSALARMAEQAPFYIFTAFVFTYGVRTLGASRDLLLTAVLAASLLEFVTIPLFGHVSDLIGRKRMYMIGAALVGIFGFVYFAMVDTKNPVWIFAAIVLSLVPHSMLYGPQAALIAETFTGRLRYSGASLGYQLASVIAGGPAPLIATALFAYYHSGYAIAVYIFVCAVISLLATSRLGDYTNRDISREYDEARRMDDHGHPTPAR, from the coding sequence ATGGTCACGGAACAGCCGGGGGCGACGCCCCTATCCGAAGAAGACGCACGCCGGCAATTGCGCCGCGCCGTCATCGCCAGCACGATCGGCACGACGATCGAATGGTACGACTTCTTCCTCTATAGCACCGTCACGGGTCTCGTATTCGCGAAGCTCTACTTTCCTGAATCGGACCCGCTCGTCGGCACCTTGCAGGCCTTCCTGATCTACGCCGTCGGCTTCATCGCGCGGCCGGTCGGCGCGGCGATTTTCGGGCACTACGGCGACCGCATCGGACGCAAGGCAACGCTGATCGTCACGCTGCTGCTGATGGGGCTCGCCACGTTTGCGGTGGCCTTTGTTCCGACCTATGCGACGATCGGAATCTGGGGTGCTGTCCTGCTCACTATTTTGCGTTTCATTCAGGGCGTAGGCGTGGGCGGCGAGTGGGGCGGTTCGGTGCTGATGTCGATGGAATGGGCGCGCACCAATGCGCATCGCGGTTTCGTCGCGTCGTGGCCGCAATTCGGCGTGCCCGCCGGGCTGTTCATCGCGAACCTCGCGGTGCTGGCGATCAGTCAGATATCCGGCAACGCGTTTCTCACGTGGGGCTGGCGCGTGCCGTTCTTTCTCAGCATCGTCCTCGTCGCGATTGGCCTATACATCCGACTGAATATTCTGGAAACACCGATCTTTGCGCGGCTGCTCGCAGAACGGAAGATCGAAAAGGCGCCGGCGCTCGAAGTGATCCGCCGTCAGCCGAAAGACATTCTGCTTTCCGCACTCGCGCGCATGGCCGAGCAGGCACCGTTCTACATCTTCACGGCCTTCGTGTTCACATACGGCGTCAGGACGCTCGGTGCCTCGCGCGATCTGTTGCTCACGGCTGTTCTCGCGGCTTCCTTGCTGGAGTTCGTCACGATTCCGCTGTTCGGTCACGTGTCCGATCTGATCGGGCGAAAGCGCATGTATATGATCGGCGCGGCGTTGGTCGGCATATTCGGTTTCGTTTACTTCGCGATGGTCGACACGAAGAATCCGGTATGGATATTCGCCGCGATCGTGCTCTCGCTGGTGCCGCACTCGATGCTGTATGGTCCGCAAGCCGCGTTGATCGCCGAGACGTTCACGGGGCGGCTGCGTTATAGCGGCGCGTCGCTGGGCTACCAGCTTGCGTCGGTGATCGCGGGCGGTCCCGCGCCGTTGATCGCGACTGCGCTGTTTGCGTATTACCACTCGGGCTATGCGATCGCGGTTTATATTTTTGTGTGCGCCGTGATTAGTTTGTTGGCCACTTCGCGTCTGGGCGATTACACGAACCGGGATATCTCGCGCGAATACGATGAAGCGCGAAGGATGGACGATCATGGACATCCGACGCCCGCCCGCTGA
- a CDS encoding LysR family transcriptional regulator: MDRVQAMEVFTRVVDANSFTRAAEQLGMPRATVTTTIQNLEAVLGVRLMNRTTRRLSLTPEGAAYYEHCIRIITDIAETDASFQAGNRKPSGALRVHMPNSLGRHLVIPALQSFHQRYPDIALDLGLSDRPVDPVEEGIDCMIRAGALEDSSMVARRVGTLKRVTCASPDYLARYGEPQSIDDLALHHAVNFRVSHGTRPMPWIIIVDGKPIEVRMNGVVTVNDSEAYVKCGMEGFGLIQPMLFMVAPQLRDGSLKEVLPAFKPKPKPISIVYPNNRHLSAKVRVFADWVSELFESTPALAGDEERRVVVARRETQPDHGPIAA; this comes from the coding sequence GTGGACCGCGTTCAGGCAATGGAAGTGTTCACCCGTGTGGTCGATGCAAACAGCTTCACGCGCGCCGCCGAGCAGCTCGGCATGCCGCGCGCGACGGTGACGACGACCATCCAGAATCTCGAAGCGGTGCTCGGCGTACGTCTGATGAACCGGACCACGCGACGTCTGTCGCTCACGCCGGAAGGCGCCGCGTATTACGAGCACTGCATTCGCATCATCACGGATATCGCGGAAACGGATGCGAGTTTTCAGGCGGGCAATCGCAAGCCGAGCGGCGCACTGCGGGTGCACATGCCGAATTCGCTCGGCCGTCATCTCGTGATTCCCGCGTTGCAGAGTTTTCATCAGCGCTATCCGGACATCGCGCTCGATCTCGGCCTGTCGGACCGTCCCGTCGATCCCGTCGAGGAAGGCATCGACTGCATGATCCGCGCGGGCGCGCTCGAAGATTCGTCGATGGTCGCCCGTCGTGTCGGCACGCTCAAGCGCGTGACGTGCGCGTCGCCCGACTATCTGGCGCGTTACGGCGAGCCGCAAAGCATCGACGATCTCGCGTTGCATCACGCGGTGAATTTCCGCGTCTCGCATGGCACGCGTCCGATGCCGTGGATCATCATTGTCGACGGCAAGCCGATCGAAGTGCGCATGAACGGCGTCGTCACGGTCAATGATTCGGAGGCCTACGTCAAGTGCGGAATGGAAGGCTTCGGCCTCATTCAGCCGATGTTGTTCATGGTCGCGCCGCAACTGCGCGACGGCTCGCTGAAGGAAGTGCTGCCCGCGTTCAAGCCGAAGCCCAAGCCGATTTCGATCGTTTATCCGAACAACCGGCATCTGTCCGCGAAGGTGCGCGTATTCGCCGACTGGGTTTCCGAGTTGTTCGAATCGACGCCGGCACTGGCGGGCGATGAAGAACGGCGCGTCGTCGTGGCCAGACGCGAGACGCAGCCGGATCATGGGCCGATTGCGGCTTAG
- a CDS encoding LLM class flavin-dependent oxidoreductase has protein sequence MTRSRQLHLGAFMRPVSLHTGAWRFPGAYPDANFNISHLKRFAQTLERACFDAFFMADHLAVLNMPPDALKRSHTVTSFEPLTLLAALSAVTERIGLIATSSTTFDEPYHVARRFASLDHLSGGRAGWNLVTTSNPDAALNFGLDEHVEHGDRYRRAREFYDVVTGLWDSWADDAFVRDVESGIYVNPERMHVLAHKGEQLSVRGPLNIARPVQGWPVVVQAGSSEAGRQIAAETADAVFAAPPSLAEGKRFYADVKSRVERAGRDPDHLKILPGAFVVVGDSFDEAREKRALLDTFVHYDSGIASLSIALGHDVSHLDPDSPLPEIPESNASRSARQRVVEWARAEQLTIRQLAQRIGGYSGLEMVGTATTIADEMEQWLIERGSDGFNVMFPYLPGGLDDFADKVVPELQRRGIFRRAYEGTTLRDHLGLPRPENRFFARRSGD, from the coding sequence ATGACCCGTTCCCGTCAACTGCATCTCGGCGCCTTCATGCGACCCGTCAGCCTGCACACGGGCGCGTGGCGCTTTCCCGGCGCGTATCCCGATGCCAACTTCAACATCTCGCATCTGAAGCGCTTCGCACAGACGCTCGAACGCGCGTGCTTCGACGCGTTCTTCATGGCCGATCATCTCGCCGTGCTCAACATGCCGCCCGATGCGCTCAAGCGCAGTCACACGGTCACGTCGTTCGAACCGTTGACGCTGCTTGCCGCGCTGTCGGCGGTGACGGAACGCATCGGGCTGATCGCCACATCGTCGACGACTTTCGACGAGCCGTATCACGTCGCACGGCGCTTTGCTTCGCTCGATCATCTGAGCGGCGGCCGCGCGGGCTGGAATCTCGTCACCACGTCTAATCCCGACGCGGCGCTCAACTTCGGCCTAGACGAACATGTCGAGCATGGCGATCGCTATCGGCGAGCACGCGAGTTCTACGATGTCGTCACAGGCCTGTGGGACAGCTGGGCCGACGACGCGTTTGTGCGCGACGTCGAAAGCGGTATCTACGTGAATCCCGAGCGCATGCACGTACTCGCACACAAGGGCGAGCAATTGTCCGTGCGCGGACCGCTCAACATCGCGCGGCCGGTGCAGGGTTGGCCTGTCGTCGTGCAGGCGGGATCGTCGGAAGCGGGCCGCCAGATCGCCGCCGAAACGGCAGACGCCGTGTTCGCCGCGCCGCCCTCGCTCGCTGAAGGCAAGCGCTTCTATGCTGACGTGAAGAGCCGCGTCGAGCGCGCGGGACGCGACCCGGATCATCTGAAGATCTTGCCCGGCGCGTTCGTCGTGGTCGGCGATAGCTTCGATGAAGCGCGAGAAAAGCGCGCCCTGCTCGATACGTTCGTGCACTACGACAGCGGTATCGCCTCGCTGTCGATCGCGCTCGGTCATGACGTGTCGCATCTCGACCCCGATTCGCCGCTGCCCGAGATTCCGGAAAGCAACGCGAGCCGTAGCGCGCGGCAACGCGTGGTCGAGTGGGCGCGTGCGGAGCAGTTGACGATTCGACAACTGGCACAGCGCATAGGCGGCTATTCGGGGCTGGAGATGGTCGGCACGGCAACGACGATCGCCGACGAGATGGAGCAATGGCTCATCGAGCGCGGCTCCGACGGATTCAACGTGATGTTTCCGTATCTGCCCGGCGGCCTCGACGATTTCGCCGACAAGGTCGTGCCCGAGCTTCAGCGTCGCGGCATTTTCCGTCGCGCCTATGAAGGCACGACGTTGCGCGATCACCTCGGCTTGCCGCGTCCGGAGAATCGTTTCTTCGCGCGTCGTAGCGGCGACTAG
- a CDS encoding LysR substrate-binding domain-containing protein, whose protein sequence is MLDLELLKTLVCVVDEGSFTRAGDRVHRTQSTVSQQVRRLEELVGRTLLTRDRTGNQVTATEHGELLTHYARRLIALSQEAQDALASDISRTPIRIGVPEDFCAKRMASILSGFVKARPDARLETVAGMSGDLQRKLSGGEIEIALVKREPGSGPSLAAWPESLVWVRGRQIEVPSEDGEPVPLALFPQGCVYRKRAIRTLDQSKRSWRIAFGSHSLTGIQAAVASGLGITVLPTTAVLPEHSLCFDLPRLPPTELALIGAGGPLNAVQSALVDFLRDAVAV, encoded by the coding sequence ATGCTCGATCTCGAACTTCTGAAGACGCTGGTGTGCGTCGTCGACGAAGGCAGCTTCACGCGGGCGGGCGATCGCGTGCACCGCACGCAGTCCACTGTCAGCCAGCAGGTGCGGCGGCTCGAGGAACTGGTCGGGCGCACGCTGCTGACGCGCGACCGCACGGGCAATCAGGTGACGGCGACCGAGCATGGCGAGCTGCTCACGCACTATGCGCGCCGTTTGATTGCGTTGTCTCAGGAAGCGCAGGACGCGCTCGCCAGCGACATCTCGCGTACGCCGATCCGCATCGGTGTGCCGGAGGATTTCTGCGCGAAACGGATGGCGTCGATTCTGTCGGGCTTCGTCAAGGCGCGGCCGGACGCGCGGCTCGAAACCGTTGCGGGCATGAGCGGCGATCTGCAGCGCAAGCTGTCGGGCGGCGAGATCGAGATTGCGCTCGTCAAACGCGAACCGGGCAGCGGGCCAAGTCTTGCAGCATGGCCCGAATCGCTTGTGTGGGTACGCGGCCGTCAGATCGAAGTGCCATCCGAAGACGGCGAGCCTGTGCCGCTCGCGCTCTTCCCGCAAGGCTGCGTGTACCGCAAGCGTGCGATCCGCACGCTCGACCAGTCGAAGCGTAGCTGGCGCATCGCGTTCGGAAGTCACAGCCTGACGGGCATCCAGGCGGCTGTCGCTTCCGGCCTGGGCATCACCGTTCTGCCGACCACGGCCGTGTTGCCCGAGCACAGCCTGTGTTTCGATTTGCCGCGGCTGCCGCCCACGGAACTCGCGCTGATCGGCGCGGGCGGTCCGCTGAACGCGGTGCAATCCGCGCTGGTCGATTTTCTGCGCGACGCGGTGGCCGTCTAG
- a CDS encoding haloacid dehalogenase type II: MSLDNTRRPSWLTFDCYGTLIQWDEGLQKAVSAILASKHAAAIDPCAFITVYDRHEHALEQTPPHRSFREVAGEALRIALDEFNLHADDNDIRMLTERISAMPPFPEVVGTLRALKEAGYKLCIVSNTDDDVIAGNVAQLGGYIDRVITAQQAGAYKPDRRLFDYAHEQIGVSLDDVVHICASPHLDHAAARDIGFRCVWIDRGTGRTLLPDYTPDATLATLDKVPPLFASLGW; encoded by the coding sequence ATGTCACTCGACAACACACGCCGCCCGTCGTGGCTGACCTTCGACTGCTACGGCACGCTGATTCAATGGGACGAAGGTCTGCAGAAAGCCGTATCGGCGATTCTCGCCAGCAAGCACGCTGCCGCGATTGATCCGTGCGCGTTCATCACCGTATACGACAGGCACGAGCATGCGCTCGAACAGACGCCGCCGCACCGCTCGTTCCGCGAAGTCGCGGGCGAGGCGCTGCGCATCGCGCTCGACGAATTCAATCTGCACGCGGACGACAACGACATCCGCATGCTCACGGAGCGCATTTCGGCGATGCCGCCCTTCCCCGAAGTGGTGGGCACGTTGCGTGCGTTGAAGGAAGCGGGCTACAAGCTGTGCATCGTGTCGAATACCGACGATGACGTGATCGCCGGCAACGTCGCGCAACTGGGTGGCTACATCGACCGCGTGATCACCGCGCAGCAGGCGGGCGCGTATAAACCAGACCGCCGGCTTTTCGACTATGCTCACGAACAGATCGGCGTTTCGCTCGACGACGTCGTGCATATTTGCGCAAGCCCGCATCTGGACCACGCGGCAGCGCGCGATATCGGCTTTCGCTGCGTGTGGATCGATCGCGGCACGGGCCGCACGCTGTTGCCGGACTACACACCGGACGCAACACTGGCGACACTGGACAAGGTGCCGCCGTTGTTCGCATCGCTTGGCTGGTGA
- a CDS encoding aldolase, which translates to MAHTLNVNTGTVSRRDALDSDAVWTARVELAACFQLAAQHGFEEGVCNHFSAVVPGHDDLFFVNPYGYAFSEITASRLLICDFDGNVIEGEGKPEATAFYIHARLHKAMPRVKAAFHTHMPNATALCLIEGPPLLWLGQTSLKFYGRTAVDEQYNGLALDNSEGDRIANAMGDADILFLKNHGVMVAGASVAEAWDDLYYLERAAEVQLKAMQSNRPLKPVPHEVAQLAYEQMRLGDAESARAHLDSGMRRLRNAGNRFET; encoded by the coding sequence ATGGCTCATACGCTCAACGTCAACACTGGCACCGTATCGCGCCGCGATGCGCTCGATTCCGACGCGGTATGGACCGCCCGCGTCGAACTGGCCGCGTGTTTTCAGCTGGCCGCGCAACATGGGTTTGAAGAAGGTGTGTGCAATCATTTTTCGGCGGTCGTGCCGGGGCATGACGATCTGTTCTTCGTCAATCCGTATGGATATGCGTTCTCGGAGATCACGGCATCGCGCCTGTTGATCTGCGATTTCGACGGCAATGTGATCGAAGGCGAAGGCAAGCCGGAAGCGACAGCGTTCTACATTCACGCGCGCTTGCACAAGGCAATGCCGCGCGTGAAGGCGGCTTTTCACACGCACATGCCGAACGCGACTGCGCTATGTCTGATCGAAGGACCGCCGCTGTTGTGGCTCGGACAAACGTCGTTGAAGTTCTATGGCCGCACTGCCGTCGACGAGCAATACAACGGCCTCGCGCTCGATAACTCGGAAGGCGACCGCATCGCGAATGCCATGGGCGATGCGGACATCCTGTTCCTGAAGAATCACGGCGTGATGGTCGCGGGCGCGAGCGTCGCGGAAGCGTGGGACGATCTGTACTACCTCGAACGCGCGGCCGAAGTGCAACTCAAGGCGATGCAGAGCAACCGCCCGCTCAAACCCGTGCCGCACGAAGTCGCGCAACTCGCGTACGAACAGATGCGGCTCGGCGATGCGGAAAGCGCGCGGGCACATCTCGACAGCGGCATGCGGCGTCTGCGCAACGCGGGCAACCGCTTCGAGACGTAA
- a CDS encoding aminoacyl-tRNA deacylase: MSMSTTLQECLTDKGSRYEIVRHPYSHSSMETAAAAHVPGDRLAKTVLFEDEQGYVAAVLSSTYAVRLAELSSKTGRHLALAKEVDLRELFKDCEYGALPPVCTAYGMKTYLDDSLVRQPDVYFESGDHEALVHMDSAQFLALMDGAERAHFGRRMQGMSV, translated from the coding sequence ATGTCTATGTCTACAACGCTCCAGGAGTGCCTCACCGACAAGGGCTCCCGTTACGAAATCGTGCGTCATCCGTACAGCCATTCGAGCATGGAAACGGCAGCCGCCGCGCATGTGCCCGGCGATCGCCTCGCGAAGACCGTGCTGTTCGAAGACGAGCAGGGCTATGTGGCTGCCGTGCTGTCATCGACCTACGCGGTTCGCCTTGCCGAGCTGTCGTCGAAAACCGGACGGCATCTGGCGCTCGCGAAAGAAGTGGATTTACGCGAGCTGTTCAAGGACTGCGAATACGGCGCGTTGCCGCCCGTTTGCACCGCGTATGGCATGAAAACGTATCTGGACGACAGCCTCGTGCGTCAGCCGGACGTGTATTTCGAATCCGGCGATCACGAAGCGCTCGTGCATATGGACAGCGCGCAGTTTCTCGCGCTGATGGACGGCGCTGAGCGCGCACATTTCGGCCGAAGAATGCAGGGCATGTCCGTGTGA
- a CDS encoding cysteine synthase A → MRVHQGFTGCIGDTPLIRLAALSKETGCEILGKAEFMNPGGSVKDRAALYIILDAERRGALKPGGTVVEGTAGNTGIGLAHLCAARGYRCVIVIPETQSPAKMELLRVLGADVRPVPAAPYKDPNNYQKIAGRLADELDNAIWANQFDNVVNRQAHYETTGPEIWRDTAGTVDAFVCATGTGGTLAGVSRFLKEQKPDVRIALADPHGSGLYSYVKTGEIKVEGSSITEGIGSSRITANLEGTAIDDAFRIDDQACVTMVYRLLREEGLYVGGSTGINVAAAVELARQMGPGHTIVTPLCDRGELYRARLFNEAWLKEKGLATA, encoded by the coding sequence ATGCGCGTACACCAGGGTTTCACGGGATGCATCGGCGACACGCCGCTCATCAGGCTCGCAGCGCTCAGCAAGGAGACCGGCTGCGAGATTCTGGGCAAAGCCGAGTTCATGAATCCGGGCGGTTCTGTGAAGGATCGCGCGGCGCTCTACATCATCCTCGACGCGGAGCGGCGCGGCGCGCTCAAACCGGGCGGCACGGTCGTCGAAGGTACGGCGGGCAATACGGGCATCGGCCTCGCGCATCTATGCGCGGCGCGCGGCTATCGCTGCGTGATCGTGATTCCCGAAACGCAATCGCCCGCGAAGATGGAACTGCTGCGCGTGCTCGGCGCGGATGTGCGGCCCGTGCCCGCTGCGCCATACAAAGATCCGAACAACTATCAGAAGATCGCGGGCCGTCTCGCGGATGAACTCGACAACGCGATCTGGGCCAACCAGTTCGACAACGTCGTCAACCGGCAGGCGCATTACGAAACCACAGGTCCAGAAATCTGGCGCGATACTGCGGGCACGGTCGATGCGTTCGTCTGCGCGACGGGCACGGGCGGCACGCTTGCGGGCGTCAGCCGTTTTCTGAAGGAGCAGAAACCGGATGTGCGGATCGCGCTCGCGGACCCGCATGGCAGCGGCCTGTATAGCTACGTGAAAACAGGCGAGATCAAGGTGGAAGGCAGTTCGATTACCGAGGGCATCGGATCGAGCCGGATTACGGCCAATCTGGAAGGCACGGCAATCGACGACGCATTCCGCATCGACGATCAGGCTTGCGTGACGATGGTGTATCGCTTGCTGCGCGAAGAAGGGCTGTATGTCGGCGGATCGACGGGGATCAATGTGGCAGCCGCCGTCGAACTCGCGCGGCAGATGGGACCGGGTCACACGATCGTCACGCCGCTGTGCGATCGCGGCGAACTGTATCGCGCGCGGCTCTTCAATGAAGCGTGGTTGAAGGAAAAAGGCCTCGCTACAGCGTAA
- a CDS encoding DeoR/GlpR family DNA-binding transcription regulator produces the protein MKKTIDRHQAILDLVRARDANVEELCAALGVSEATIRRDLTSLARQKRLVRTYGGATALVGVHEPEASLEERKAAQREQKESIAQAAAAHVSDGDTVLLDGGTTCAALAWHLSTREELHVVTNNLLAVTALANAPGVRLTLIGGELRGSSMSTLGPLAELILSRLTVDRAFLGADGVVAGFGLCEASAQQAYLKECIVSRAAEIVVLADADKLGRARQQHWTPLQRDWRLITSASADDALLAPFRALDEVTIELAP, from the coding sequence GTGAAAAAAACGATAGACCGGCATCAGGCGATTCTCGATCTCGTCCGTGCGCGCGATGCCAACGTCGAAGAGTTGTGCGCCGCACTGGGCGTGTCGGAAGCGACGATCCGCCGCGACCTGACTTCGCTCGCGAGACAGAAGCGCCTCGTGCGCACATACGGCGGCGCGACGGCTCTGGTTGGCGTGCATGAACCGGAAGCGTCGCTCGAAGAACGCAAGGCGGCGCAGCGCGAGCAGAAGGAATCGATCGCGCAGGCAGCCGCCGCGCATGTCAGCGACGGCGATACCGTATTGCTCGACGGCGGCACGACCTGCGCCGCGCTCGCGTGGCATCTGTCGACGCGCGAAGAATTGCACGTCGTCACGAATAATCTGCTCGCCGTTACGGCGCTCGCGAACGCGCCGGGCGTGCGGCTCACGCTGATCGGCGGGGAATTGCGCGGCTCCAGCATGAGCACGCTCGGGCCGCTCGCGGAACTGATCCTGAGCCGTCTGACCGTCGACCGCGCGTTTCTCGGCGCGGACGGCGTGGTCGCGGGCTTTGGTTTGTGCGAAGCGTCGGCACAACAGGCGTATCTGAAAGAGTGCATCGTCTCGCGTGCGGCGGAAATCGTCGTACTCGCCGATGCGGACAAACTCGGCCGCGCGCGTCAGCAGCACTGGACGCCGCTGCAGCGCGACTGGCGGCTCATCACATCGGCGAGTGCGGACGACGCGCTGCTCGCACCGTTTCGCGCACTCGACGAAGTGACCATCGAACTCGCGCCCTGA